One genomic region from Magallana gigas chromosome 3, xbMagGiga1.1, whole genome shotgun sequence encodes:
- the LOC136273597 gene encoding X-linked retinitis pigmentosa GTPase regulator-interacting protein 1-like — translation MELSGNTDSVTVTISHLSLKEKAHVTCPVLKNDSVKLFVAYNFLGIEPEELETPFSLPKPKANLPITYNFTKTFQVDMQNNYERRQYLAAMLLPDDPEQGRIRFTVVSDPSDDDDMDAECEDIGVAFVSVKEILMSKKDFEEQNVEICDVKNDQGVIGSLNVTVKCLAALEAVEKEMQIEGTY, via the exons ATGGAGCTATCTGGAAATACAGATAGTGTGACGGTTACCATCTCTCACTTATCCCTCAAAGAGAAAGCTCACGTTACATGTCCTGTACTGAAAAACGACAGTGTAAAGCTGTTTGTTGCCTATAACTTCCTCGGTATTGAGCCAGAGGAGCTGGAGACGCCATTCTCTTTACCCAAACCTAAAGCTAATCTCCCCATCACCTATAACTTCACAAAAA CTTTCCAGGTTGACATGCAGAACAATTACGAGAGACGACAATACCTGGCAGCCATGTTGTTACCCGATGATCCAGAGCAGGGCAG AATTCGCTTCACTGTGGTCAGCGACCCTTCAGATGATGATGATATGGATGCCGAATGTGAAGATATTGGTGTTGCTTTTGTGAGCGTCAAAGAAATTCTTATGTCCAAGAAAGATTTTGAGGAACAAAATGTGGAAA TTTGTGATGTTAAGAATGACCAGGGAGTGATTGGATCACTTAATGTGACTGTTAAATGCCTGGCAGCTTTAGAGGCTGTGGAAAAAGAAATGCAGATAGAGGGGACATACTGA